In a genomic window of Gloeothece verrucosa PCC 7822:
- a CDS encoding acyl carrier protein, with protein MSTQLETRGETKSSIQNWLVSWIAKELDLSENEINTSKSLLEYSLNSMTAMMLVGDLEDWLKIEIVPTLVWDYPSIDALTEYLSEQTGNSAEIETNNLSSEADSQKVSVNIDQLSEEQMNALLGQLLK; from the coding sequence ATGAGTACACAACTGGAAACTAGAGGGGAAACAAAAAGTTCGATTCAAAACTGGTTAGTATCTTGGATAGCTAAAGAACTAGACTTATCAGAAAATGAAATTAATACGAGCAAATCTTTACTAGAATATAGCTTAAACTCGATGACCGCGATGATGTTGGTGGGCGATCTAGAAGACTGGCTGAAAATTGAAATTGTTCCTACCCTTGTATGGGATTATCCTTCAATTGATGCTTTAACTGAATATTTATCAGAACAAACCGGTAATAGTGCTGAAATCGAAACAAATAACTTGTCTTCTGAAGCTGATTCTCAAAAGGTTTCTGTAAATATTGACCAACTATCTGAAGAGCAAATGAATGCTTTATTGGGTCAATTATTAAAATAA